The window TGCTGGGCGCGGACCCCGAACAGGAGCCCGGCGTGCTGCGCCGCGTCGGCTACCTCCCCGAGGAGCGGGGGCTCTACCGGAAGATGCGGGTGCTCGACGTCATCGTCTTCTTCGCTCGCCTGAAGGGCGTACCCGCCGCCACGGCGCGCCGCGAGGGAGAGCGGTGGATCGAGAAGATGGGGCTGGGGGAGTGGCGCGGAGCGAAGGTGGAGACGCTCTCCAAGGGGATGCAGCAGAAGGTGCAGTTCATCACGACCGTGATCCACGACCCCGACCTCCTGGTGCTGGACGAGCCCGCATCCGGGCTGGACCCGGTGAACCAGGAGGTGCTGCGGGACACCATCCTGGAGACCCGCGCCCGCGGGAAGACGGTGATCTTCAGCACCCACAACATGGCGCAGGCCGAGGAGCTCTGTGACCACGTCTGCATCATCGCGCAGGGGCGCAAGGTGCTGGACGGCGGGCTGCGGGAGGTGAAGCGCGCCAGCCGCACCGGCCGCTACGCCTTCGCCTTCGACGACCCCGCCCCCGGGGTGGAGGAAGCGCTCCGCCGCGACGACCGCTTCGGCGAACCGGCCCGCACCGGCGACGGATGGGAGGTGGAGCTGCCGGACGGCGCCGATCCCCGCGCGCTGGTGGCTGCGCTGAACGCACTGGACGCCCCCCTCGTCCGCTTCGAGCGCGTGGAGCCCTCGCTGCACGAGATCTTCGTCGCCCGCG of the Longimicrobiaceae bacterium genome contains:
- a CDS encoding ATP-binding cassette domain-containing protein, which produces MDDLSLAVPAGTIYGILGPNGAGKSTTIRMAMNIIVRDTGRVSLLGADPEQEPGVLRRVGYLPEERGLYRKMRVLDVIVFFARLKGVPAATARREGERWIEKMGLGEWRGAKVETLSKGMQQKVQFITTVIHDPDLLVLDEPASGLDPVNQEVLRDTILETRARGKTVIFSTHNMAQAEELCDHVCIIAQGRKVLDGGLREVKRASRTGRYAFAFDDPAPGVEEALRRDDRFGEPARTGDGWEVELPDGADPRALVAALNALDAPLVRFERVEPSLHEIFVARVGDAATPHRRPELARV